The genomic segment CCTACAGCGCCCGCTACGGCGACGGCCAGCGCGTCCGTACCAGCGTGCTGACGTGCGCTGACTGGTTGGACTTGGTGTGTCCGCTCACGCCCGAACATGACCATGCCGAGCTGGTCAGTGAGACGACGCCACCGGTGACGGTGGATCCGCCGGCACTTGAGAGAGCTATTCGGCGCGTCGCGGAGACGCTGGAGATGAACACGCGCATGGTCGACGCGACGCTGTACCGGCTCGCCGAGATCGATATCAGCCGTGGTCGCCTCGCCGGGGCGTTCGGGCTGAGCTCCTTCGTCGAGTACGCGCTGACGATGGACCTACTCGAAGGCGAGCTCGTGGACGTACTGGCCAAGGGCGAGCAGCCCACAGCCGAGATGCTGCCGCTACGACAGCGATACCTCCCCGACGTCCAGTCAGTTCTCGACGTCGACAAACGGCTGTGCGCGGGTGGCGCACTGGCACTGTGTGCGATCGCACGCCCACCCGGGCTACGTCGGGCCAAGGCCGATTACCTGCTTCTAGTCCAAGAGCGCGGCGGGCGCGTGCTCAACGCCGCCCGCCGACTCGCGGTCATCCCGAAGAGCTTCCACGAACCGCTCACCGACTACCTCGACGACACCCAGATCGGGGCCACGCTGCGGCGAGAGATGGAAGAGGAGCTGTTCGGCCGCGACGACGTGGACGGCACCCTGGGCGCTCAACGCCGGGCCGATCCGATGCACCCCAGTCGCCTGTCGGCCCCGATGCGCTGGCTCACCGAACACCCTGACGCCTGGCAGATGGAGTGCACCGGATTCGGCCTCAACCTCGTCAGCGGGAACTACGAGTACGCCAGCATGGTTGTCATCCATGATGAGACCTTCTGGATCGACTACGGCGGCGACATCGCGGCCAACTGGGAATCCGACAGCTTGCGGCAGTTCTCCAGCGTCGATAAGGACTTTCTCACCGACCTCGTCGGCGATACGGCCTGGAGCAACGAGGGCCTGTTCGCCTTCCTGCAAGCCCTCCGCCGATTAGCCGAGGTCGGCGACCGCCGCGTCAACCTGCCGACAGTGGAATGGGAGCTGGAATGAGCGAACGTAGCTGGTATCAAGGCAACGCTGCTGACGACGGTGCCGACCGCCGAGGCTGGATCCTCGGACATTTTATGGAGCCATCTGCAGGCGATCGTTCCACCGAATTACTCGAAGTTAAGTGGGGTGTCCATAAGGCAGGAGAGGAGCGCCATGATTGGGTCACAGGCGACAAGCGAACCACTTTGGTCCTCCTTGTCTCGGGTAAGTTCACCGTAAGGTTCCGTAACGGCGATGCTCTGCTGGTGACGCAGGGGGATTACTTAGTCTGGGGGCCAGGAACGGATCATTCTTGGCGCGCTGATACTGACGCTGTTGTTATCACAGTTCGATGGCCTTCTATTCACTAGTGATGCGTTATTGTGCCAGCCTATCGACGATTTTTTGTGTGAAATCACCAAGAACTTCCTCGGAGACACAGTTCTTCGCCCAGATGCTGGCTAAGGTGTCGACTACGTATCCGCGACTCTTGGAGATATGGTCACCTACGAAAGTGCACCAGTGGTGGTGGTCAGAATGCCTCATTGCCTCTTCGAGGGTCTGTGTTAGTGAAGCGTATCCGATGCCGAACCGGTCGGTAACGTCTGGCCAATCCGCGTCCCTTAGGTCTTCGAAGATTTGCCTCTCGGGAGCTTTGGATCCTGGTAGCTTTTCGGCGAAACGCGCGTCTATGTCGGCGTCAACGAAGGCTACAGACCGGTATGGGAGTCTGCTTTCTTGGGATAGTTTCCCAAGTGTTTCAACGACATCTGAAGGGCCGGTCTTGAGAATCTTGCATCTTCGCAGCAAGTTCGGGTCCCTCCTTGCTAAGAGCTCTCTGATGATGGCCTGAGCGATGTCGTCCTCGCAGAATATGGACAATTCGAAATGTTGTTCGTCGTCTATACTCGTCATGCAAAACTCGGTGCTTGCACCGTAAATTATCTTAGCGCCATCTTTTCCTCTCAGTACGAGCGCTCGAGCTTCCGGAGGCAAAGACTCTAATACGTAAGGGCTGTGTGTGCTGAGTATGACCTGTACGGATTTGGTGCGGCTAAGCCAAAGTAGGAACTCTATGAGGCGACGCTGCGCCTTAGGGTGTAGTGACGCTTCGACTTCGTCGATTAACAGAAGTGAGCAGTCAGGAATTCGCTCCAGGGTTTGAATCAGAGATAGGAGCGAAGCTTCGCCGGCTCCCTGGTGAAACTGGGAGTACTCGCCGAAGTCTCGGCCCAATATGCCTACTTGCCGGTTAGATTTTGCATCGTTTGTTGTGGCAAACCTGGCTCCAATGTATTCTCGGTTCATTATGTAAGCGAGCCTATTTCTATACTCTTCGGCTAATTCTGTGGAGCTGGCTTCTCTTGCTGTTTTTTTGGCTATTTGTGCATATCCCGAAAGGGCTTCCAGTGGCATTGTTCTGGATATATCAAGAAAGAAGACTTTCCTGCTCGGCCTTTTGTCCATTCCTCGCCAGCGGGAGGATGGCTTTCGGAGCGATTTTAGTGGTGGCCCCTTCGGGCCCTGTTTGTATTCGTAATTTACCCAAACTTTGGTTACCTCATCCCATGATGTGCTCGGGAAGAACTCTCCGGGCTGGAAGGATCTTTGGTTGGGTATATCTTGTTCGTAAGCGCATGCGGCAAGTTTTAGGATGGTCGTTTTTCCGACTCCATTTTCGCCTGCAAGTGCCATTACTGGAAACGGCAACTCGATGTCCGAATGCTTGAAACCGCGAAGGCCGTCAATGGATATGGACCGCAATAATAGAGGATAGTTGTTCTGTTGTATCCTTCTGCGGATGCGCTCGATTTCGTTCGACATGATCCAGAGTCTAAGGCAGTGCGTGGTGGAAACTCTGTAGTCCCAGTGGTGCATCTTGGGTGGGCATGAAACGTCGGTTCCATAATCTGACTTAGGACTGTTCGGCGGTACTCATGCCGCCGAACGGCCTCATCGCGAGCCTGCAGAGATGACACCCTTGGACCTTGGGCGTTTCGCTGCTCGCCTCAGTGCGAGTTTCACACGTCCCTGTCATGTCAGCACGCTGAGGTTCATCGGGGTGTTTGTTCTGCGCGTCCCGCTGTTGCGAACTCGCATGCGCAAAGAAGCTGAAACTTTGCAAGAGCTACTTCACGCCGCCCCAGCCGATCGCGTCATGGAGTGCCTGATGAGCTCTGGATCTTGAGTTGACGGTAGACCCACGTTTGCGAGTGAACACGATCACCCGGTCGGAGGTGCGCGTCCCATATGTGCCCCAGAAAGCACTCATCGTGGGGGTGTCTTCGCAGGTCAGAAGGTGCTTACGTGCCCCTCTGTAAATCAGACGGCTCAGCCTACGGGGGTTCGAATCCCTCACCCGCCACAGCAGGCGAAACGCCCCGCCACCTGGGAAGACCAGGCGGCGGGGCGTTTGTCGTTCGGTGTGGATGTCGCCCGGATCGTCAGACCGGCACGACAGTCTGGTCGCCATGAGCGACGGCAGGGGACAAGCCGGCTTCGGTCGGCGCGATGGGACGGATCGAGACAGGTTCGCCGGTGCCGGGCCCGAGTTGTCGGGCTCGGACTTCTCGCGCACGCGGGAGGAGTCGGCCATGGCGCGGGAGAGTCGACGGTTGATCGCCACGCTCGGCGACCTCGACATCGATGGACTCGGCATCGCGTGTGTGGCGGGCATCGACGCCGCTGAGGCGGTTCGCAGACTGGATGCCGAGGCCGTCGACATCGACCTCGACCGGCTGATGGCCATGTACTGGGAGAATCCGATCCGTGACGACACCATCCTGACGATGGGGGTCACCGACGTGCCCGGCGGATGCGTGCTCGCGCAGCCGTGGGGGTACGGCCCGCAGATGCCCGGCGTGACGTCGGCGCTCTCGATGGGTACGACCTGCTACGCCATGTATGTCAACCCCAAGAGCGGCAACCAAGGCAAGATCTGCCGCGACGGCGACCTCGTCGCCTGGGATCTGCACCCCGGTGGCGGACCCGACGAGCACGAGCGAGGCCGCGATGCACTGCTGGCCCAGCTGTACGAGGACCACGCGCTCGCGTACTGCTTCGCCTACGTGGGGTTGCGACCGATCGACGGCCGCGCGGTCAGCGGCCCGCCGGATTCGTGGATCCGCCTTCCCACGCGCGACTACTGGACATGGCGTTGAATCGTCCTAACGGAGCCAGTCGGGACAGGGTCCGCGCTGTGTCACCCACTCGTTTCCACCTGCGCCGACCGGGTACGTGGGAGTGTGGTGGTGCAGTCGGATCTCTGGTGGCAGGTCGTGGCCGAGGTCGTCGGCGAGACCCACAGCGCGTCCGGCCTGGACATCGCCGAGGTGGCCGACCGTGCGATGCACCGGCTCGGGATCACCGCGGAGCTGTACCTCTCGAAACGCGGCCAGACGGCGCTTGTGCCTCTTCTCGTCAACGGTCACCGCGAGCCGGTGAGCATCGAGGGCACGCTCCCGGGGACGGCACCACGGTGTTGACCGGTGATCTGGCGTCGGCCGTCGCGGAGCTGAAGGCCGCGCCGGGAGGGGAGTTGCAGGTGCACGGCAGCGGTGTCCTGGTGCGCTGGCTGCTCGAGCACCGGCTCGTCGACGAGCTCACCCTGCTCGTCTGCCCCGTGGTCCTCGGGCAGGGCACGCGGTTGTTCCCCGACGCGGGTGTGGACACGGGACTAGACCTGGTGGAGTCGCGGTCCACTCCACGCGGAGTGACGATCCAGGTCTACCGGCCCACGGGCCGCCCGGAGTACGCGTCGGCCGCGCCGAACCCGAGTACCTGATCCCTCGCCGTCACAACGCCGGTTCGGCATCGGCCCAGGGCCGCTCGGCCTCCAGCTGGGTCGCCAGCGCCAGCAGGGTCGCCTCACCGCCGAGTCCGGCGACGAACTGCACGCCGAGCGGCAGCCCGTCGGCGGTCCGGTAGAGCGGCACGGACATCGCGGGCCTGCCGGTGAGGTTCGCCAGCTGAGTGAACGGGACCTGTTCGAGGTTCGCGAGGACCTGGTCGTTCCACGTCCTGGTCCGAGTGAACGGTCCCGTGAGGCGCAGCAGGAGCAGGAGTTCACCACCCAGGCGCAGCAGCGGGGGTGTGGTCAGCTCGCCGACGCGCACGGGTGGTCCGGCGAGCGTCGGCGTCAACAGCAGGTCGAAGCGCTCGTGGAACGCGGCCAGCGCGCGGGTGTGGACGTTCCAGCGCTCGCGGGACGCGGCGTAGTCCGCGGCCCGCACCGCCCGGGCGGAGGCGGCGAGCAGGCGGTTGTCCACCTCGAAGTCCCGGTTGCGTGCTCCGGTGGCCTGCTTGATCCGCTCGATGGTCGCGGCTGTCTGCGCCGACCACATGGTCATGAAGTCACGCGCCAGCGCCACCCCGTCGATCTCCGGCTCCGCGGGCTGGACGTCGTGGCCGAGTCCGTCGAGCAGGGCGGCGGCCTGCTCGACGGCGGCGACGGCCTCGGCGTGCACGGGCGTGCCGAGAGGGGAGCGCGTGGTGAATCCGATGCGCAGTCGCATCGGCGTGCGTTTGGCCAGCTCGACGTACGACGTGTCGGGGACGGCGGGCAGGTACGGCCCGCCGAGGTCCGGGGTGCGGGTCAGCACGTCGAGCATCGCGGCCGTGTCGCGCACGGTCCGCGACACCACGCCGTCCGTGGCAGCGCCCGAGAGCGGTTCGGCCACGTCCGGCCCCGCGGGCACGAGGCCCCGGCCCGGCTTGAGCCCGAAGATGCCGCAGCACGCGGCGGGGATGCGGATCGAGCCTCCGCCGTCGCTGGCCCCGGCCACCGGGACGACACCGGCCGCCACCGCGGCGGCCGAACCACCGGACGAGCCGCCGGGGGTGTGCGCGAGGTTCCACGGGTTGCGGGTCGCTCCGGTGGCCTTGGATTCGGTGACCCCCTTCGTGCCGAACTCGGGCGTGGCGGTCTTACCGAAGATCACGAGCCCGGCGTCCAGCCAGCGTCGGACCACGAGGCTGTGCCGGGAGGCCGCGTGGCGGCGCAGGGCGCGCGACCCGCTGCCGGTCGCGACTCCCGCGTAGTCCTGCGAGAGGTCCTTGAGCAGGAACGGAACCCCGGCGAACGGTCCCGACAACTCCCCGGCGGTCTGCTGCCGAGCCAGGTCGTCCATCCGGCGCACGATCGCGTTCAGCCGTCCGTCGACCTGGTCGGCGCGGTCGATCGCCGTCTCCAGCAACTCTCCCGGCGACACCTCGCCCCGGGCCACCAGTTCCGCCAGCCCCACCGCGTCGTACTTCCGGTACTCGCCGTACTCCATCGCAGCCACGCCGCCACCGCCCTTGTCCGAGAAACCCGGTCGACTCCCTGACGACCCAGTGGAGCCCTATTGAAGACCAACGCTTGCGACACCGCGGCGTGACGTCGTCTCGGTACAGTCCTGCCGTGAGTTCGCGCGAGGTCGCCGAGATCCCCACCGGGCCGGTGCCCGTGCCGCCTGCCGTGCAGGCGCTGGCCTGCGACGACGTCGTCACCCCGGTGTGGCGCAACGAGCTGGGCGGGCTCACGTTCCGGTTGGAGTCGCCGGGCGGCCTCACCCGGTACGTCAAATGGGTCGCCCGGGGCA from the Saccharomonospora azurea NA-128 genome contains:
- a CDS encoding ATP-dependent nuclease yields the protein MSNEIERIRRRIQQNNYPLLLRSISIDGLRGFKHSDIELPFPVMALAGENGVGKTTILKLAACAYEQDIPNQRSFQPGEFFPSTSWDEVTKVWVNYEYKQGPKGPPLKSLRKPSSRWRGMDKRPSRKVFFLDISRTMPLEALSGYAQIAKKTAREASSTELAEEYRNRLAYIMNREYIGARFATTNDAKSNRQVGILGRDFGEYSQFHQGAGEASLLSLIQTLERIPDCSLLLIDEVEASLHPKAQRRLIEFLLWLSRTKSVQVILSTHSPYVLESLPPEARALVLRGKDGAKIIYGASTEFCMTSIDDEQHFELSIFCEDDIAQAIIRELLARRDPNLLRRCKILKTGPSDVVETLGKLSQESRLPYRSVAFVDADIDARFAEKLPGSKAPERQIFEDLRDADWPDVTDRFGIGYASLTQTLEEAMRHSDHHHWCTFVGDHISKSRGYVVDTLASIWAKNCVSEEVLGDFTQKIVDRLAQ
- a CDS encoding amidase produces the protein MEYGEYRKYDAVGLAELVARGEVSPGELLETAIDRADQVDGRLNAIVRRMDDLARQQTAGELSGPFAGVPFLLKDLSQDYAGVATGSGSRALRRHAASRHSLVVRRWLDAGLVIFGKTATPEFGTKGVTESKATGATRNPWNLAHTPGGSSGGSAAAVAAGVVPVAGASDGGGSIRIPAACCGIFGLKPGRGLVPAGPDVAEPLSGAATDGVVSRTVRDTAAMLDVLTRTPDLGGPYLPAVPDTSYVELAKRTPMRLRIGFTTRSPLGTPVHAEAVAAVEQAAALLDGLGHDVQPAEPEIDGVALARDFMTMWSAQTAATIERIKQATGARNRDFEVDNRLLAASARAVRAADYAASRERWNVHTRALAAFHERFDLLLTPTLAGPPVRVGELTTPPLLRLGGELLLLLRLTGPFTRTRTWNDQVLANLEQVPFTQLANLTGRPAMSVPLYRTADGLPLGVQFVAGLGGEATLLALATQLEAERPWADAEPAL